Proteins encoded within one genomic window of Actinoplanes octamycinicus:
- a CDS encoding MFS transporter, translating to MTAGGNAEFGSRERRLGILLAMAMFVLVVDTSLMNVSIAAVVRDLDTTTSGVQSAIALEALVSAAFILIGGKVGDLIGRKRAYVLGLLGYAVGALAMTVAQNLTAIIVFWAIIGGIGASLLLPAMQSLIHGNFQGPAQRKVYALVGAAAAIAAAVGPLLGGFITTYLSWRVGFGLEVVIIAGVLSGIGLVRNVPYTGPRSVDLVGSALSVVGMGGIVLSILVWQEGGEAVLALMVLGVAGLAGLAFWLVRRARAGKPHLLDPALFRSAMFKVGISQQLLQQIALGGLMISLPIYLQMVLEYSAMAAGLSLAPLSLSMFAVALFAGQKAGRRRPANIVSLGFLLLTVGVLILIPIVPRADSGWTLLVPLAIAGAGLGLLVSQLNDYTLAPISEERVSEAAAVNSAGGSFGLSFGLAFAGAVMLATLAASFTAEADASTVLSPAEQTRVAQVLDENAQVMTNTHLAELLVGQPPEVQAEILRINTTARPVSLQIALLIPLLAAVLGLVNSIRMRRLPDPAPSTSDGSVLG from the coding sequence ATGACAGCGGGCGGGAACGCGGAATTCGGCAGCCGGGAGCGGCGGCTGGGGATCCTCCTGGCCATGGCGATGTTCGTGCTGGTGGTGGACACCTCGCTGATGAACGTCTCGATCGCCGCGGTGGTCCGCGACCTGGACACCACCACCAGCGGCGTGCAGAGCGCGATCGCCCTGGAGGCGCTGGTCTCGGCCGCCTTCATCCTGATCGGCGGCAAGGTCGGCGACCTGATCGGCCGCAAGCGCGCCTACGTCCTCGGTCTGCTCGGGTACGCCGTCGGCGCGCTGGCGATGACGGTGGCGCAGAACCTGACCGCGATCATCGTCTTCTGGGCGATCATCGGCGGGATCGGCGCATCGCTGCTGCTGCCGGCGATGCAGTCGCTGATCCACGGGAACTTCCAGGGTCCGGCGCAGCGCAAGGTCTACGCCCTGGTCGGGGCGGCCGCCGCGATCGCCGCCGCGGTTGGGCCGCTGCTCGGCGGGTTCATCACCACGTACCTGTCCTGGCGGGTCGGGTTCGGGTTGGAAGTCGTGATCATCGCGGGGGTGCTGTCCGGGATCGGGCTGGTGCGCAACGTGCCGTACACCGGGCCGCGCAGCGTCGACCTGGTCGGTTCAGCGCTGTCCGTGGTCGGCATGGGCGGCATCGTGCTCAGCATCCTGGTCTGGCAGGAGGGCGGCGAGGCGGTGCTCGCGCTGATGGTGCTCGGCGTCGCCGGGCTGGCCGGCCTGGCCTTCTGGCTGGTGCGCCGGGCCCGGGCCGGCAAGCCGCACCTGCTGGATCCGGCGCTGTTCAGGTCGGCGATGTTCAAGGTGGGCATCTCCCAGCAGCTGCTGCAGCAGATCGCCCTGGGCGGCCTGATGATCTCGCTGCCGATCTACCTGCAGATGGTGCTGGAGTACAGCGCCATGGCGGCCGGCCTGTCGCTCGCCCCACTGTCGCTGAGCATGTTCGCGGTGGCCCTGTTCGCCGGGCAGAAGGCCGGCCGGCGGCGCCCGGCGAACATCGTCAGCCTCGGCTTCCTGCTGCTCACCGTCGGGGTGCTGATCCTGATCCCGATCGTGCCGCGGGCCGACTCCGGGTGGACGCTGCTGGTCCCGCTCGCCATCGCCGGCGCCGGCCTCGGCCTGCTGGTGTCGCAGCTCAACGACTACACGCTCGCGCCGATCTCGGAGGAACGGGTGAGCGAGGCCGCCGCGGTGAACTCGGCCGGCGGCTCGTTCGGGTTGTCCTTCGGGCTGGCCTTCGCCGGCGCGGTCATGCTGGCCACGCTCGCCGCCTCGTTCACCGCGGAGGCCGACGCCAGCACCGTCCTTTCCCCCGCCGAGCAGACCCGGGTGGCCCAGGTGCTGGACGAGAACGCCCAGGTGATGACCAACACCCACCTCGCCGAGCTGCTGGTCGGGCAGCCACCCGAGGTGCAGGCCGAGATCCTCCGGATCAACACCACGGCCCGGCCGGTATCGCTGCAGATCGCCCTGCTCATCCCGCTGCTCGCCGCGGTGCTGGGGCTGGTGAACTCGATCCGGATGCGGCGCCTGCCCGACCCCGCGCCGTCCACCTCGGACGGCAGCGTCCTCGGTTGA
- the tuf gene encoding elongation factor Tu — translation MAKSQFLRTKPHVNIGTMGHVDHGKTTLTAAITKVLADRDPASNRYVAFEGIDRAPEEAARGITITIAHVEYETESRHYAHVDMPGHADYVKNMITGAAQVDGAILVVSAQDGSMPQTREHVLLAQRVGVPYLVVALNKSDMVDDPELLDLVELEVRELLSEYGFPGDRVPVVRVSALRALQGDPRWAGSIVELLDAVDDYVPVPPRELDVPFLMPIENVLTISGRGTVVTGKVERGELRAGEPVELVGLGPTVSSVATGLEMFGKLLDPAQAGDNAAVLLRGVKREQVQRGQVLAAPGSVRPHRVFRARMYALTAAEGGRHTPFAADYRPQFYFHTTDVSGGMDLGGRDLVMPGDTLDVVTVHLGKPVALEPGLGFAVREGNRTVAAGTVTEVLD, via the coding sequence ATGGCCAAGAGCCAGTTCCTTCGTACGAAGCCGCACGTCAACATCGGCACGATGGGTCACGTCGACCACGGCAAGACGACCCTGACCGCCGCGATCACCAAGGTTCTCGCCGACCGCGACCCGGCCTCCAACCGGTATGTCGCGTTCGAGGGGATCGACCGGGCGCCGGAGGAGGCGGCCCGCGGCATCACCATCACCATCGCGCACGTCGAGTACGAGACCGAGTCCCGCCACTACGCGCACGTCGACATGCCCGGGCACGCCGACTACGTGAAGAACATGATCACCGGGGCGGCGCAGGTGGACGGGGCGATCCTGGTGGTGTCGGCGCAGGACGGGTCGATGCCGCAGACCCGCGAGCACGTGCTGCTCGCCCAGCGGGTCGGGGTGCCGTACCTGGTCGTCGCGCTGAACAAGAGCGACATGGTCGACGACCCGGAGCTGCTCGACCTGGTCGAGCTGGAGGTCCGGGAGCTGCTGTCGGAGTACGGCTTCCCGGGCGACCGGGTGCCGGTGGTGCGGGTCAGCGCGCTCCGGGCGCTGCAGGGCGACCCGCGCTGGGCAGGCTCGATCGTCGAGCTGCTCGACGCGGTCGACGACTACGTGCCGGTGCCGCCGCGCGAGCTGGACGTGCCGTTCCTGATGCCGATCGAGAACGTGCTGACGATCAGCGGCCGGGGCACCGTGGTGACCGGGAAGGTGGAGCGCGGCGAGCTGCGCGCCGGCGAGCCGGTCGAGCTGGTCGGGCTCGGACCGACGGTGTCCAGCGTCGCCACCGGGCTGGAGATGTTCGGCAAGCTGCTGGACCCGGCGCAGGCCGGTGACAACGCCGCGGTGCTGCTCCGCGGCGTGAAGCGGGAGCAGGTCCAGCGCGGCCAGGTGCTGGCGGCGCCCGGGTCGGTGCGGCCGCACCGGGTGTTCCGGGCCCGGATGTACGCGCTGACCGCGGCCGAGGGTGGCCGGCACACGCCGTTCGCCGCGGACTACCGGCCGCAGTTCTACTTCCACACCACCGACGTGTCCGGCGGGATGGACCTGGGCGGCCGGGACCTGGTGATGCCCGGCGACACCCTGGACGTGGTGACCGTGCACCTGGGCAAGCCGGTGGCTCTGGAGCCGGGTCTGGGCTTCGCGGTCCGGGAGGGCAACCGCACGGTCGCCGCCGGCACCGTCACCGAGGTGCTGGACTGA